ACGATTTTCTTGGTTTAATCGGCTGAATGCTGGacgaatatatatatttgagatATTAGATAAGTCATGCTTGAACTGAAACTGACCAATCGGAGCACTTAAGGGGGAAAATATAACTTGGCAAAGTGTGGTTCAATTCAGAACTGATGCTTTTGCCGAGTGGTCATTAATCACCCGGCTTCATCACGAATCCTGATTGGACGCTCTGAAAACATAATAAAGGCTTTGGAGATTTAGCTTGCAACTGAGGTTCAAAATGTACATTTCAAACAGCTGAAATCTTCAAACAAAATACTGATATGGATGTTTGGACATACGCTTcttaaataatttgaataaataatttttcCAAAACAAACTTGTGCATACATTCTGGCTGATTTTACAAGAGTTAAGATTCTTTTCAGAGTCATACCCACACAGGTGCTTTCACTGTTGCAAGACACCACCGAAAATCAAACATCACGGGACAGTTCAGCTGCACAGCGTCGTCAGAGAGATCGATTGCTGTGCAACACGTGTTGAACACAGAGCATAAAGAGAGAAATGTGCGGAAACATTTCAACCTGAGGGAGATGAaagaacagagcagaggagtgggaggagagcagggccATGGGCTGATGTGACACTCAGGCATATGAATGCAGTCAAACCAAGGCAGGTGACGTGTCTTCTGCTGGCGGAGCTGGAGTCGGCCTGGTTTCTTTGGCATTTAATGGGCTGTTTGCGTGACATGCCTGACTCCTCCAGTGCCAATCCCCACACAGAAACATGCCGGACGTCCTCTTTGACACCGCGTGTGTTTGACACAGTCTTCcccttttttaatttcttaattatttatatttctgggACATTgtctcttattttctttctccactGTAAAAGTTATCTAGGTAGATAAAGTGCCATGTTGTAATGTCTGCCTCCTAATGTTGATAGTTTGACGTGAGAGCCCCCTGCTGGCCTGCCTCAGTAACAACCTTCTCTCCAGTTTTCACCCAAGCCGCCGTAGTTccgaggagcaggaagagatctgaagaggaggagacagaaggtTTAATGCTGATTAAATGAATAACTACTCAtaccatttaaaaccaaagcCTTCAATCAAAGTGTAACTTCACCCCTTTAGTTTTGGCTGAAGTCCCTCTACCTGAAATTCAAAAAATGCCTTTAGAAAACAGTGCTACCCCAACCcccaaccacacagacacacagacacacacacacacacacacacacacacacacacacacacacacacacacacacacacacacacacacacacacacacttgacataCCAATTAGCTTGCTAAAGTTGTTATCTAGGTTGTTAAGGACTCCagtagcagcacacacactgaaatgtcGTATGAAGTAGAGGCTTCTCGCCTTCAGAGTTACCTGGTTGGAAATTGAGTTATACACAAATGATGCATTTTCTATGTTTCACAGGCTACAGGAACTAGTACAAGTTTAACAGTTCAAGTACAAGTAGAAGTTCAACAGGCTCAGGCAGAAGTACAAgcggtgtatgtgtgtgcatgtaagtaagtgtgtgtgtgagtgtgagacagCTGAGGGGTATGTGAGGATGAGAGCGTGGTGGGTGTGTTTGGGTGATGTGATGGTTTAGGGGTTTAGTTTTCAGCATAGATCTGAAAATGAGTACAGCTTTACAGATTCCCATTCACAAGCAGTTGCTGGAGGCGGGTCGGCCTCCCACATTTGATCCTCTATTAAGTGTTATGACGTTGACACATCCCTAACAGGTCATTCTATGTAAGCATAAATCCTGCAAGGTCTAATACAGTTTGAATCACTAGGTGGCGTTATAAGACgataaaatgttttacatatttggtattaaatgtgatattaaaacagGCATTATTGTATTTGATTAATTAACTTATAATAATAGTCATACAATTAAGTTTGtagtttaaaaaacacatttaaatgtaaatgagtatgtttaattctcatcacaGAAGTACAAGATGTGACTTTTGTCTATGGTGTAAATACCTGCGCACAGGCTGAGCCAGTTTGCTGCGAGGCAGAGGGATGCCGCCTCCCGCAGAAGCATTCGGACGGGGCAGGCCACTGCGTGGAGGAGCCAGGGAGCgggtgggggtggaggtggcAGAACCAGGGTTGGGTGTGGCCTTTACAGGCTGCCTCAAGGCCAGAGGGGACGGGGTGGCAGGAGTTCGCAGCTTACTGGGAGAGGGGACTGGAGACAAGCAGAGCAGGAACACAGTCAGGTATCACTGGCTTTTGTTGATCTTAATGCACTTTCAGAGATTTCAGTCTTATCAGTAGTTGAAGAATGAAGTTATGATCCAGAGCACAATGGTGTGAGGTAGACATACACTCAGGTGGCACAATATTGGTACATTTAGATAAAACTAAAACAGACTAATAGAACAGTCCAGCAGTAAATCCTCCTTCTTGATGGTTGTAATGATCAGTTTTAGAGACATGTTTTGGAGGctacagtttgttgtgtttttgaattgTATTGTGTTATAAGGACGGTTGTTTCAATTATTTGGTCCGTACATTTATGCTAATTAATATAATCATCTTTATAATGCAGAAGATATCATCCGCATCACAGCCTGCAAACTCCAACATGATAATAAAGTGAAATCAACTGAAAAATACTGAAACCTTCATGAAGGAGAATTTACTGCAGACTGTTGTATCATTAGCTTTTATTAGGTGTATCTAATAAACTGCAAATAAGATGCCTACATACAAATATGTCGAAACTAACCACATCCATCACAAATTTAAAGATGAAGTCAGACCTTCTATCATGAAGgttgagaacattttaaaacatgaacagaAACTCCTGATGTTTTAACAGAATGAGTTGACTCGACACACGCACAGAGCATATACTAGTGCAAACCAGCAGCACATACCATagcacaacatcaacacaaccacGGCGCGGAACAACAatcacaatatttaaaaaaggtggAAATCCTCAGTGAATACTCACTGAAATCACCTTCTTCTCCAAAGCAACAGGAGAGTGGGACTAGACAAAGATGAAGACAACAGAGACAGGCTGTTTATTCAGAGCTGGGAGGATTGGGCCCAGCACAGGGTTTTGTACTGACCGTTTGTTATCTCAACAAACTGCGATGCCACACGAGTCTTGATCAATAGGACCTCAGATGCTAGTTGCCATGTGGCATGAACATTTCATCATCTACCTCACTGGAGGTAATGTGTACAGCCCAGTGAGTGTGGCTGTAGATAGTGATGAGACGGTAAGGGAGACATTAGCATGTCAAGCCTGTCTGCTGCTGGAATGCTAACGTAGCCTTTGTCAAAGACCTGTAGACTTCTCTCTCGTCTTTTAGGGACAATGCTTAACACTTAGCAAATGAATTCATCTAAACATTAAAATTGTCTAGAAGAAAATTTTATTGATGAACTCCTCCACCTAGTTTCTCAGTCATGTAAATCATCGCATCATATGACTGAACAATGTTGCTGAAAATGTCGACTGAATGCTTTTCTGAAAACATGATGACAAATCTAAAGCGGCTGTTTAATTGGTAAATGAACAAAGTAATcttaaaacacaacatcacttATGATATATTCTAATGCAGTCCTTAAGTGAATCAgctctctgtatctctgtatGAAGGAATACATGTGGGATTTAGTTAGAAACTCTCTGTCAACAACCAccccgctccctctccctctctgctgggTTCTTGCAGCCGACTCTGCTCTTAACGTTTCCTCAGTCTTGAGAGTCTCAAATGAAAACGCTGGCAACTACGGCACCTTCCTCAAATCCACATCAGCTCTTTTCAGGTTTACAATTCCTGTGCATCAGTCGTCCATACCTGCGGGACAGGTGGCTGACTGTATATTACTCATCATAAATGGGGCATGTGTCTGCGAGTGAGTGATCTCACAGCCTCCAGCTGGTTTAGGAGCCGTTACCTCGCAGGGCCGTTGGGCTTTGGAGGTGCTGTTTGGGTTTCGGGGAGGAGCGAGAGGGGGTCGAGTATCTCGGgagttgagctgctgctggaaaacagGGACATTTCAGTACGGGAGTCAGTCTTGATTCTGCTGGAGATTCACAGCATGACAAGAGCGAAAGAGGGGCTCTGAAAGCCAAAGAAGCCAGACTGAGGCCACTAGAGGGCTCCACAGCCAAACATTAATAAGCAGCTTCATTCAGGTGGAGGATCCCCAGGGGCCACTGTCAGCTTGACAGACGATCCACCGGTgacagggaaacagaggctgGTGTGTGTTACACATGCTTTATAGTAGAAATGTTTACATGGACAACAATATTCTGATAATAACCCTATTTTGACAATAGtctgaacagttcttacttatGACCTTAACCTGAATAAGGTCATACTCTgaataaacaataatcaaataaGACATGTGGAGTTTTCTGATGTCAATCcattaattacattacattttatctaCGTCCAGCAGTTACCAACCCTTTTGATAACGCATGTCTTGTGTTTGAATGTTAACAAGTAGGACATATTGTTGACATGTCATAATCGGACTATGAtctgtaacatgtaaacaggaatataaatacaatattcaATCTCTTAGCAAATcatgtaaacataaacaaaatactGTCAATAGTCGGAATATAGCTGTCCATGTAAACGTACTCAGAGAGAAGTcagggagagaggcaggaatGTATGTGTCTCACATGCCCTGTACAGCCAGAGGTCAGATAGACTCAACACAACTATCCTGAGGGGAAACCTCACAGCTGTTACCCTTTTTTAAACCTCAATGAACAAATAAAGACTGAGCTGAAAAAGGAATATGTGCTCTAGTGTATAAAAGGCCAAGAGGAACAGGCCACGTGGACTCGGTGTCACTGAGAGGTCTGGTTGAGACAGGATTAATGCAGTCACTACATGTTTGACCAACTGATGCATGCCCTTTGACCTCATCCCTCTCTGCCTATAGCCACAGAGAGATTAGCCTTTCTGGATTCAGGAAAAATCCATTACCTCTATCTGCCATTACAGGATTAAATCAGACAGATAATTTTAACTCACAGAGGTGGGATGCTAAGCTCTTTAAAAGATGTAAAACCCTTATGGACAATATGTAAAAGAACATTAGTGTCACTGATACCAGGAGTTGCTTCGGGATTCTCAGTGCTACTGACGCCATGCACTAGCTCTGTAGGAGGAGGGTGATTGTTTGAAGTGAGAGTTTGGGCTGGGAGAATaagaggaaaaatgtgtgtcaatAAAAAGATATTAGAGCTGAAAATTATCGAAGACAAAGAGGTTTCCCAAACACCAAAGCCATAGCCCAACAAAGCAACACAGGCCTGATGCTGTAGGAGgagccagagagaggaagagaactCACACTAACAATGACAAACAAGAGATTACACAGCCTGTTATGTTGCTGAGTGATCAGTTTACTGTGAGAGCATTACAAATATTATTATGACACAGTCTTATCAATAATTAATCTGATCATCTGAGTTTGTGATTACTGTAGCAACAGATGTACTCATAACTTTAGAAGGTTTGGGTTTTTGCAGCTAAATCATAATATAaggtatgttgtgtgtgtgtgtcacaataCTCACTAGCAGACTGGTTCTGGTGTCGAGGAGAGCCTCCATTTGCAACCTGCAGGTTGGACTCGCAGCTGCGGCTGTTCTTGACAGGCTCTTGTGCCGGCGGCTGGGTCGCTGCTGAGGAGCGCGTGAGGTTGGGGAGACTGCGACGCAGCTTTTCTGCAACAGCAGCACAGAAGAGAATTAGCTCATATTGCCCGGAATCTTACAGGGAACCACTGATGTCCCCCACTTAGTCCATCTCCTGCTGGGTCTTTTTACCTTCATTCTTCACCACGCTGGTCTGCATGTCGTGGCCCTGCAGCGAGTGGCGAGGCTGCTGCAGGCGGCTGATGCTGGGCTGTGGCGAGCCGCGGCCGTGGCTGTACTCAATAGAACGAGCAGGGGAGCGTGAGCGAGGCGAATTCCTGGGAGAGGCGCGTGGAGAGTGCCGGGGGGAGGGGCTGAAGCGGTTGGAGGGCAGGTGGAAGGCCGGGTGCACCGCCTCCTCATCGTCCTCCAGACTGTGTGTATCTAACTCCTGGTCGCTGAAGGTGCTGCGCCGTAGCGAGTGGCAGGAAGAACCCGAGCTTCGTCTGGATGCTGTTGCGGCATAGTCCTGCCTCAAACCTGACGACAGACAGCTGTATTGTAAAGATGTGGTCTTAACACAGAAAACTAGAAAGAAACTCCTGTAAGAGCTAAAGTTACATACTCTCCTCCTGCATGCGAGCCAGTATCTGCACATCAGTGACGTCGTTGAGTTTGTAAGTAGTTGAGGAGCCCACGGAGTCGTCGTCCATTTCTGACGTGCTCAGCTCACTGTCCACAGACGACTGTGGACTAATTGCCGGAGGATTCCTCTCGGCCGCTGCGTTTCTCTGGTGGGCTGGTGAGGAAATAATCAATTTAGTGACATTTATTCAATGGCACTAGAATAGAGGTCTTCTGTAGTAGTAACTGAACTATTGAGAGCCTCATACCTGCGTTCCCAGGCATGAGTTGCTGTCTGACTATGGGCACTCTGCTGGGAGTTGAGGAGGGGGAGTTGAAGCCACTGCTGTAAGGGCTGTTGGCTGCGTTTGTGCTATACGGGCTTCCATAGCCCTGCTGGTTGTAGGGGCTTCCATACAGGCTTCTGCGCTTGTTGGCTGTAGAGTCACAAATTAGAAGATCAGGAGAGAACAAGAACAATGAATTCGAAAGAAGTAAAAAGTCCCTGTCCACATGTTATCAGCCACTTTTGGAACCTGCAATCACTTAATACCTCTTCAATAAAACTCCAGTGAAGACAAAAGAACAGTGTTTAGTCTGAGGAGCCACAACCACACCTGTGTGAAAAGAGATAGAAACTGGTAGTCGTTTTTGAACTTTGAACTATGACCAGCTGATTTTACTAGAGCCTGACTTAAACATGATAATAAAGGCTGACATGAGGCTTTCACAGACATTGGtatcagtgtttatgtttaaaGATAATTTCCAATACCAAAAGTTTTAATTTACTGAGTAATCCCCAAATAtataagaaaagaaacaaatttgGTGTTGGCATCAGCCCCCAAAAATCTGCTTTACCTCTGAAACAGATCAGCGTAATATTGAGTAAAGAGACGTTTCAAGTGTCACGCTGCCACAATTGGAATCTATGACTAAGGGATTAGTTATTGAAAAATCCGTCGCATCTTTCCTGGATAGATCTTAGGATAGTCTTCCCTTcagtgggaactgttgggttttctCTACAAacttaaggtcttgaccttaaACTAGACTAAagagaatatattttattacaatCGATTCTTAATTTTTGCCATGGACTTTTGTgtaaaagcactttgtaaccttgtttagataagtgctatacataATGTTATTATTCATAAGAACTAATAAAAAACAGTCcaccatgtaaaaaaaaaaattgaatactATGAAAAAACGAATTATCTTTAAATGTATCAAACAAGAACAATTGTGTTAGTAATTGATTAGTGTAAATATCAATTCAAAATATACAGCCTACAAGATGTCAGCAGAAGAACAGAGATGAAGTGAGGAAGTCGGGAAGCTGCGTTTGTGAGGAGGAACTTCTTGTGCAGTAATATGTTAACATACATTATCTATGCTGCATCCATTCACTGCAGCTCATTCAAGACCCAGACAAAGTGAATAGCTACAGTATGCTAACATACTTCAACAGTTCActacaacagcagcagtgtgtgcagATAGCAGACCCTTAATGAAAGCTCTACACTGTGCTGCCGGTCTGCTTGAGGTTCTTAGACCATACGCTGGCTGTGGGACTAACAGAGAGTTCCTACAACATTAGCTGGGAAAAACACTTAACAATCCACTCCATTGATTCTGTACACAGAGTAAACGAGCGCACAATGCTATTCTCTGTGAGATCCAGCGCAGCAGCAGTCAAAGGCTCCAGTCTATAGTCCTTGGTCTCGATCATCAGATCCGACCCTGCACAGACAAGCTGCTGGTTACTGGGATAGTTTGCTGTGTCCCTGTGCACTCGTCTTCCCATCcctctgctttctctcctctctctgactgAATGTGGTTAAAGCCGAGTGGTGACTGGAAAGTGTCTATTGAGATCAGCTACCTCCTCTTTCCACACTTCTCCCTacactgtctcctcctcctggtgctCTGCACTCAGTCTTCTTGCATTATTGAGGAAATAACATCATGTCCACACTGCACACATCAGCTGCTGAGAAGACAGTCCAACATGTAGCAGAGTTACACTTTGTTTTCCGTTTCATGACAACAGATTGAGCAGTTCACCTGCTGAAATTAACTATAATTGTCAAGCTCAATAGTAATTTGGAAAAATAAGTATTCAGAAACATATCCATGGttactgcaggtttcaacaagttacATGTAAGCCTTTTTAAGACCATAATAAATCTAATTTAAGACCTGAAGATATGAAAGAGTAGCAGAGTGTCAGGATTACTTCCACTTAATTGAAGATGAGGTAAAGTAACTGTAATCTAAAATAACCCTGGATTTAGCACattctctctcaaactacaggcagagacagaagGTATTCATATTCTTTCCCACAGCCAAGCAGAGTGTACAGAGATAAACTCAAAGCAAGGTGCTTGTAGACCCTCTGTCACTGCGGGTTGAGCAGGTACATTCAGGTTCAGACTTACAGAACGCATAATAACAGTAGGACAAAAGTGGCTTTTAAGCAATTAATAATTGTCAGTTCCACAttggtcttgtttgtagtttAGTACTGTGGGCTTATATCTGTTATGCATGCCGCAAAAGGTTTTAAGCAAGACAGAGTAGAATATTGGCTATATTTGTTGATTGATTGCTCCTGTGTGTTCTTGTGGATTAAGAATAGCTGTTATGCATTTATACCACTGACAAACATAATGACATATTTCTGTGAGTGCTTTACAAACTATAGAATTATCTCTACATGTGTGTTAGGAAAATCCTCCTTTAAAGACAGTTTGTACTGGCTGTTGGGTCCCACTAATGAGTGTGGTTACATGACCCCAGCTACGAGTCAGTGTCAAACAGTTTGAAGATATTTAGAAGACAGTGTGTCCTATCTCAGTAATCCTACTGTCACTAGAGAGACACAGTCAATCTAAAGGGATCTGACTGCAGCACAGGGACCAACCAAAATAGAATGTCCTCAAATCCTCATGTCCTGAGACAAAAAGAGAGGttagaaggagagaaaagaactGCTGTCCCTACACACCACGATGATGTCATTTCTATTGTCTCTGATATGACTCTGTTGGAGAGAGCTTTTTTTCCATCTTGGCTTTTTTAGCCTCTGGAAATTTGAAGGCAGTTAAATGAGCCAGTCCATAACTTCCTGGTAGAAAATACAAGCCTGTAGGGCTGAAATGTTGAAGAGAAAACTGAAGACAGTGCTTGGCATAGAGGTTTCCTCCatatgaaaaacaacataaaagattaaaaacagctgcagagagCTCAAGTATATCACAGGAAAAGAGCAAACAGTGAAGCTTTTATGAATGAAAGAGATGAATAATGATGAATTAAGCTGCAAGGAAGAGGTGAACTAACTGTAGAAATGAGGTGAAGGAGATGTCAAAGCATTTTTTTGCAGAAATGGGGCAGGTCAGCTCAACATTGAGTCCCTATTTGAAAAACTGCCTGATTGTTTAGGCCTGGCAACACATTGTGTTTGAGGATtgtctgaaaagagaaaagcgGTGCAGTCTGACTTGTACAGTCAACTATCTCACAGCAGTCTCCTCCCCAGTTTGAGTTATATAACCGAGGCACGTCATCTGGGGATATGAGTTTACCAGTGGGTGCAAAGACAACAGGCTCAGTCACTACTGACACTAACActtgaaatcatgtttaaaaTACGGACGCGCCTGTAGGAGTGTGCACCTGCGATGTTTAGCCAGACAACTTCATACATGTCACGTCTCACAGTGAAGACTTCTGCACTTTGGTTTCCACAACTAAAGTTACGATTGTTTTCCTTAGACACCGACTCAACTAACACCATGGCAACAGGGTTACACCCCAGCCcattcactctgctctgctttggccaatcggctcgttgctccctcactgcgagctgaacactcaacaaaatcacaactGTTTGCTGTTCGGGCTCcttaatggtggaatgagctccccaatgacatccggacatctgaaagtttaaaaaatctttacaaatcttgtaccctcatggttgaatgcacttattgtaagtcccttttgataaaagcatcagctaaatgaaaaatgtaaatgtaaatgttccaACGCGGTCCTGGCAGAGAGCTGGTGTGAAAGAGAGGCTGAGGAGCCATGAGGGCGTGTCTGTGGTGAGTCTCCCAGTCACTGAGTCACTCAGAATGTGGAGTTTAGGATcgccaaagtgtttgtgtgctgaaaaGGATGTCAAGTGTTGACAATAATCCTCTTCAGCACCTTGATTATCATTCTTCATTGCTTGAATATAAGTTTAAACTACATGGTCAGTGAATCACACTAAAACAGTTGTTACCCGAGAGAattattcatggatcttgatgaaaaaaatcagacaCATAGATTTTTGAGTGTGTCAAATTTGGCACAGCTTGATTCAatttgaggggactgttgggccttggcggatgTAAGGGCTCGGCTGAGTGCCACTCTAGTTTTCTATCTGTGGAAGTGATGACAACATCAAAGCCAAGTGAGGAGAGAAGTGGAGGGAGTGGGGCGGATGGTATCAGTGACAAGGGAGATACAGTATTTCCAAGCCCTATGGAGGATGACGTTATCCACGCTCCACACCTTTACTGATGATTCATTAAACCTCACCCGAGTGGCTGGTCATTTGTTGTATTGGTCAGCCACAAAAGAAACAGGGTGTGTAGTTTGCAAAGGCTACATTTTTTGTTCAGCAGTTGTGGAAAAAAAAGTCCAGCACAATTTAAAGCTTCATgtgcttttttccattttattacctttgccaaggaggttatatgtttttatctgcgtttgcgtgtttgtctgtcagtaagcaggtgaaaaaaaactattaaatggatttccacgaaacttggtggaaggagtCTGTAAAGGTCATGAAAGCAGTTAGGAAttctttccactttctttaacgttgCAAGATAGGAcctctttcaacattttcatttatttctcagaaaataattcattgatctttaGATGAAATAAAGCAGGTAGGTTTGGGACGGATATTTATGTGTgggtgcaatttggtgcaaatccaaataagaatgatctagtgaatttaaatgtgctttcataAGAGGACTGTAGAACTATTCGCTCTACTCAGTGCCGTTCaagtattttcatattttttaagttgatctgtgAAACATGAGGGAGGAAAAAGCTGTGATACTTGGATCCATAAAGGGAccacagtttattattttaagcaCCACTATAAACAacccttgtgtctgtgtgtccaggtgcaGTCCAGATTCTTGCACAACAGAGAAGCTCACATCTCCTCTGGTGAACAACCTCCTGCAGCCTATTGCTCAACATGATCTAACTGTCACATGGACATACCACTGTCAAAATGGAAGTGACCTCTCTCAGTTTAGCTGCAAGGATTTGAGCCGTATCCTCTTCACTGAGCAAGCACCTAAAGTTAGTGGGAGTCAAAGCTCAGAAAACAGACATATCGAGTAGGAACAACTAAATATAATAGTAGATCTGAGTAGTAATGTTTTAATGATGTATGCTATGTGATGGATTCAGTTTCAAACTATTCTGAGACGACATCTCTTCCACTGGGGAGTTTATCATCCATCTTAGTTCAAGTTTGGACCATATGTTTTGAATTTGTAAGAAGAATGTTGTGCATCAGAAAGTCaatataaataatcatttaataatataataataaataatactgaACCTGCCCTCAGCACTGAGGTAAAATCAGTTGGCACAAAACCATGAATATTTTGTGTACCTCTTGGTGAAATTATGAATAACACATTACTCTTCACACACTTTGCTGCACAGGAGTAACAACGGGGCAAACAAAGCTATAAGTGTACACTTATAGCTTTGCATGTCTGTTAGGGTTAGCTTTTTAACACTAAAAGTAGCATATGTACGGGTATTTCAAACGCAGATAAACCTGCTAAAAAAGGTGATTGGCCGCTCTCTCCCATTGCCTTTCTGTctgccctgcccccccccccccccccctttgattTATGTTTGACATCATGAATGCACAGACAACTGAGAAGCTCTTTTACCTCGCTGCCTTGCTAAATGTGCTTGTTCAGCCAGGTATCAAGTTTCTATCTCTGCCAATCAGAGCAtttatccattcccattgcagacaaaagccagatattAGTTTTTTTGAAAAGTAGCTTTAGGGTTTCGCAGCACTATCAATCCCATATTACAAGAAGGAGCCCTTAAGTACCCACATAGATTCTAACAAACCCTGGTGCTTTCACCAGGCTCAAGTCATTGATTTGTTTCTCAGGTGATATAACCTGGTCTGAGTTTGCCTCCTGCTCATATACAGTGACTCACCATAGAGGTACATGTGGGCAGTCCAGCTAAGGGAAGCTGTTCATGTAATCTGATATATCAAggatcaataaaaataaatagtaaGATTATTACATAGGCTCAATCCCGTAAATTAAAGCTCTCAGTGACAAGAACAATCATCACTACATTTCTGATCCTGCTCTTAGCTGTCCAGCCAGAGGAGCGTTTTAATGCTTTTATAAACAAGCTCTACTTTAGTGGATCAATAATTCTACATTGGCATCATATACAAGAATGATTTACAATTGATCCTTCAAATTATCCAAAACATCAGAGTAATAAATTCTGATACAACACAGCTTTGGCAAATCACTGCTGTTTCATTATATTGTTTGTGCCATGACATGTactgtaaagctgctttcagaaaaatatatatgtaatttcAGAAATATTCCAGAGGGACAGTATGTGAGAAGGCAAATTCCGAGTCGGTTGCTCAGTGAACCCATGTATGAGGAACtttatacatcatgtcctgcctcttGAATGTTCTACTTAGGCAGCATCTCTCGCCTCAATGTACTGTAAATGTTCCTGTCGTTGTGAACTTGTCTGACCTgaaacaatctcctgctgaaTTCATCATCTGAGAAAGGCAAACACTTGAAGATGTCCTGACCCAATTTCTGGACATTTTTCCAGAGTTACTTACAACACTCAAAACCTAGCCAATTAGAAAATCGGAGTTACTAGCAGAAGCCAGATGCAGGTAGGTTAAACTTG
The nucleotide sequence above comes from Platichthys flesus chromosome 9, fPlaFle2.1, whole genome shotgun sequence. Encoded proteins:
- the slain2 gene encoding SLAIN motif-containing protein 2 isoform X5, giving the protein MEDINSNINADLEVRKLQDLVKKLEQQNEQLRSRSTMLSTSGGMTQNHRPLSDGYDSSSLSAGMAAGLAGFPGVGLVGTGGYAGLLENNRCRSPRLSYDGISYRRAYECEGASAATSVSSINSLYSDVAGSYAGEMETSVLDEVEILDLEDMDCLNEDEDSWLYETKLNSPLQKALSPIVWCRQALDHPSPEMESAKRSLIHRLDVTMSANKRRSLYGSPYNQQGYGSPYSTNAANSPYSSGFNSPSSTPSRVPIVRQQLMPGNAAHQRNAAAERNPPAISPQSSVDSELSTSEMDDDSVGSSTTYKLNDVTDVQILARMQEESLRQDYAATASRRSSGSSCHSLRRSTFSDQELDTHSLEDDEEAVHPAFHLPSNRFSPSPRHSPRASPRNSPRSRSPARSIEYSHGRGSPQPSISRLQQPRHSLQGHDMQTSVVKNEEKLRRSLPNLTRSSAATQPPAQEPVKNSRSCESNLQVANGGSPRHQNQSATAAQLPRYSTPSRSSPKPKQHLQSPTALRVPLSCCFGEEGDFIPSPSKLRTPATPSPLALRQPVKATPNPGSATSTPTRSLAPPRSGLPRPNASAGGGIPLPRSKLAQPVRR